One genomic region from Cryptococcus neoformans var. grubii H99 chromosome 10, complete sequence encodes:
- a CDS encoding cytoplasmic protein, which produces MSKLPGVKHKVIGLVSGGKDSCFNLMHCVANGHEIVALATLTPEPGIDELDSHLYQSVGTHLLPLLAQSMSLPLYTKVIRGKAISQGPEYGSRLRLGAGTGQKGDETEDLTCLLSDVLEAHPEATALSSGAILSTYQRLRIEHVCGRLGLTSLSFLWQSEQSVLLDRMLGSGVEAVIMKVAGVGLGVGVVGRQLGQIRPLLAKLEAQYGSHPAGEGGEYETLTLSTPLFSHRLKLVKTKTIVTDPEPYTVAYLKVEEAVLEPKEGWVRPTVEELREMLGLEREEEVGMEGLDEEGKERLEELGERDVEEGGGVEMEEWSGGEVDGGKVQFVKRKRWFTASVQGVTLPSEDVGQELEKCFNAISSKLESENLSLPLHSTHITLLLSSMSLFLPANEKYKTYFGTSPPSRATVAVPLSSGRVRVEVVGFDDTPLPSRPSSSSSDGKGRGSIGNRSALHVQGQSYWAPANIGPYSQAVLVASRLHLAGQIPLIPASLTLPRAPALPKSPYPHQATLALQHVGRIVQALKSRNATGGGWEGWVEGGVGWWAKCGGGEGVQVTRDAWRIWTRRNGGERAPIAFVQAKELPKGALVEYQVNLHTGRRDYTIQDAKEDEEGDDDDGEELEPVYDSGEGQGVWWESCHTSGRVQGGSRGLVFVKDVDALAHLSKHLQADPKLGCLLSKAVSIRVYHLAHLDPARLSSAVSSLGGVCTLVPVFSVHDRDGESVQAALEVFGV; this is translated from the exons ATGAGCAAGCTTCCTGGCGTAAAGCACAAGGTAATAGGCCTCGTATCCGGCGGCAAAGACTCGTGTTTCAACCTCATGCACTGTGTCGCCAACGGCCATGAGATTGTTGCTCTTGCTACGTTAACCCCTGAGCCTGGCATCG ACGAGCTCGACTCGCACTTGTACCAATCTGTCGGGACCCACCTGCTACCGCTCCTTGCGCAATCCATGTCCCTGCCCTTATACACCAAGGTCATCCGGGGGAAAGCCATCTCCCAAGGCCCCGAATACGGTTCCCGCCTCCGCCTAGGCGCTGGCACCGGCCAAAAAGGCGATGAGACTGAGGACCTGACTTGCTTGTTGTCCGACGTTTTGGAGGCACATCCGGAAGCGACGGCGTTATCGTCCGGTGCGATTTTATCGACATATCAGCGATTACGGATCGAGCATGTCTGTGGGCGGCTGGGTCTCACGAGTTTGAGTTTCTTGTGGCAGAGTGAGCAGTCGGTTTTACTTGATCGGATGTTGGGCAGCGGGGTGGAAGCTGTTATTATGAAAGTGGCCGGGGTGGGTTTGGGGGTCGGGGTGGTGGGCAGGCAGTTGGGCCAGATTAGGCCTTTGTTGGCGAAGCTTGAGGCGCAGTATGGTTCACATCCAgcgggggaggggggtGAGTATGAGACGCTCACGTTGTCGACCCCGTTATTCTCGCATCGGTTAAAGTTGGTcaagacgaagacgatAGTGACGGATCCGGAACCGTATACTGTTGCGTACCTCaaagtggaagaggctgTGCTGGAACCAAAGGAGGGGTGGGTGAGGCCTACAGTGGAGGAGTTGAGGGAGATGTTGGGgttggaaagggaagaggaggtggggatggaggggttggatgaggaggggaaagagaggttggaagagttggGCGAGAGGgatgtggaagagggaggtggtgtagagatggaggaatggagtggaggagaggtggaCGGGGGAAAGGTGCAGTTtgtgaaaaggaagaggtggttCACCGCCAGCGTGCAAGGCGTTACGCTCCCCTCTGAAGATGTCGGCCAAGAACTTGAAAAATGCTTCAACGCCATTTCCT CCAAACTCGAATCCGAAAACCTGTCCCTCCCCCTGCACTCAACCCAcatcaccctcctcctctcctccatgtCCCTCTTCCTGCCCGCCAATGAAAAGTACAAGACGTATTTCGGCACGAGCCCTCCCTCCCGCGCGACTGTTGCTGTGCCTCTTTCGTCTGGGAGGGTGAGAGTAGAGGTCGTCGGGTTTGACGATACCCCTCTTCCCAGccgcccttcttcttcttcttccgatggcaaaggaagaggttcAATAGGGAATAGGTCAGCGCTCCACGTACAAGGACAAAGTTACTGGGCACCCGCCAACATCGGTCCTTACTCTCAAGCTGTCCTCGTCGCTTCCCGCCTCCATCTCGCCGGCCAAATCCCTCTTATCCCCGCGTCCCTCACTCTGCCGCGCGCACCGGCTTTACCGAAATCCCCGTACCCGCATCAGGCAACGCTGGCGTTACAGCATGTAGGGAGGATAGTGCAAGCGTTGAAGAGTCGGAATGCGACGGGCGGTGGGTGGGAAGGGTGGGTGGAAGGTGGGGTGGGTTGGTGGGCAAAGTGTGGGGGTGGGGAGGGGGTACAGGTTACGAGAGATGCATGGAGAATATGGACTCGACGT AATGGAGGAGAGCGTGCACCGATAGCGTTTGTTCAGGCGAAAGAGTTGCCCAAGGGGGCGTTGGTAGAGTATCAAGTGAATCTGCATACCGGACGACGGGACTATACTATCCAGGACgcgaaagaggatgaagagggagatgatgatgatggtgaggagCTTGAGCCTGTGTATGACAGTGGGGAGGGGCAAGGGGTATGGTGGGAGAGCTGTCATACGAGTGGGAGGGTACAGGGAGGAAGCCGGGGGTTGGTTTTCGTCAAAG ATGTCGATGCATTGGCGCACCTCTCCAAGCATCTACAAGCCGATCCCAAACTGGGGTGTTTGCTCTCCAAAGCAGTGTCTATTCGTGTCTACCACCTGGCCCATCTCGATCCCGCTAGAC TTTCATCGGCGGTATCGTCATTGGGCGGTGTGTGCACGCTGGTTCCCGTGTTCTCAGTGCATGACCGCGATGGGGAGAGCGTGCAAGCTGCGCTGGAGGTGTTTGGCGTGTAG
- a CDS encoding cytoplasmic protein, variant, translating to MSLPLYTKVIRGKAISQGPEYGSRLRLGAGTGQKGDETEDLTCLLSDVLEAHPEATALSSGAILSTYQRLRIEHVCGRLGLTSLSFLWQSEQSVLLDRMLGSGVEAVIMKVAGVGLGVGVVGRQLGQIRPLLAKLEAQYGSHPAGEGGEYETLTLSTPLFSHRLKLVKTKTIVTDPEPYTVAYLKVEEAVLEPKEGWVRPTVEELREMLGLEREEEVGMEGLDEEGKERLEELGERDVEEGGGVEMEEWSGGEVDGGKVQFVKRKRWFTASVQGVTLPSEDVGQELEKCFNAISSKLESENLSLPLHSTHITLLLSSMSLFLPANEKYKTYFGTSPPSRATVAVPLSSGRVRVEVVGFDDTPLPSRPSSSSSDGKGRGSIGNRSALHVQGQSYWAPANIGPYSQAVLVASRLHLAGQIPLIPASLTLPRAPALPKSPYPHQATLALQHVGRIVQALKSRNATGGGWEGWVEGGVGWWAKCGGGEGVQVTRDAWRIWTRRNGGERAPIAFVQAKELPKGALVEYQVNLHTGRRDYTIQDAKEDEEGDDDDGEELEPVYDSGEGQGVWWESCHTSGRVQGGSRGLVFVKDVDALAHLSKHLQADPKLGCLLSKAVSIRVYHLAHLDPARLSSAVSSLGGVCTLVPVFSVHDRDGESVQAALEVFGV from the exons ATGTCCCTGCCCTTATACACCAAGGTCATCCGGGGGAAAGCCATCTCCCAAGGCCCCGAATACGGTTCCCGCCTCCGCCTAGGCGCTGGCACCGGCCAAAAAGGCGATGAGACTGAGGACCTGACTTGCTTGTTGTCCGACGTTTTGGAGGCACATCCGGAAGCGACGGCGTTATCGTCCGGTGCGATTTTATCGACATATCAGCGATTACGGATCGAGCATGTCTGTGGGCGGCTGGGTCTCACGAGTTTGAGTTTCTTGTGGCAGAGTGAGCAGTCGGTTTTACTTGATCGGATGTTGGGCAGCGGGGTGGAAGCTGTTATTATGAAAGTGGCCGGGGTGGGTTTGGGGGTCGGGGTGGTGGGCAGGCAGTTGGGCCAGATTAGGCCTTTGTTGGCGAAGCTTGAGGCGCAGTATGGTTCACATCCAgcgggggaggggggtGAGTATGAGACGCTCACGTTGTCGACCCCGTTATTCTCGCATCGGTTAAAGTTGGTcaagacgaagacgatAGTGACGGATCCGGAACCGTATACTGTTGCGTACCTCaaagtggaagaggctgTGCTGGAACCAAAGGAGGGGTGGGTGAGGCCTACAGTGGAGGAGTTGAGGGAGATGTTGGGgttggaaagggaagaggaggtggggatggaggggttggatgaggaggggaaagagaggttggaagagttggGCGAGAGGgatgtggaagagggaggtggtgtagagatggaggaatggagtggaggagaggtggaCGGGGGAAAGGTGCAGTTtgtgaaaaggaagaggtggttCACCGCCAGCGTGCAAGGCGTTACGCTCCCCTCTGAAGATGTCGGCCAAGAACTTGAAAAATGCTTCAACGCCATTTCCT CCAAACTCGAATCCGAAAACCTGTCCCTCCCCCTGCACTCAACCCAcatcaccctcctcctctcctccatgtCCCTCTTCCTGCCCGCCAATGAAAAGTACAAGACGTATTTCGGCACGAGCCCTCCCTCCCGCGCGACTGTTGCTGTGCCTCTTTCGTCTGGGAGGGTGAGAGTAGAGGTCGTCGGGTTTGACGATACCCCTCTTCCCAGccgcccttcttcttcttcttccgatggcaaaggaagaggttcAATAGGGAATAGGTCAGCGCTCCACGTACAAGGACAAAGTTACTGGGCACCCGCCAACATCGGTCCTTACTCTCAAGCTGTCCTCGTCGCTTCCCGCCTCCATCTCGCCGGCCAAATCCCTCTTATCCCCGCGTCCCTCACTCTGCCGCGCGCACCGGCTTTACCGAAATCCCCGTACCCGCATCAGGCAACGCTGGCGTTACAGCATGTAGGGAGGATAGTGCAAGCGTTGAAGAGTCGGAATGCGACGGGCGGTGGGTGGGAAGGGTGGGTGGAAGGTGGGGTGGGTTGGTGGGCAAAGTGTGGGGGTGGGGAGGGGGTACAGGTTACGAGAGATGCATGGAGAATATGGACTCGACGT AATGGAGGAGAGCGTGCACCGATAGCGTTTGTTCAGGCGAAAGAGTTGCCCAAGGGGGCGTTGGTAGAGTATCAAGTGAATCTGCATACCGGACGACGGGACTATACTATCCAGGACgcgaaagaggatgaagagggagatgatgatgatggtgaggagCTTGAGCCTGTGTATGACAGTGGGGAGGGGCAAGGGGTATGGTGGGAGAGCTGTCATACGAGTGGGAGGGTACAGGGAGGAAGCCGGGGGTTGGTTTTCGTCAAAG ATGTCGATGCATTGGCGCACCTCTCCAAGCATCTACAAGCCGATCCCAAACTGGGGTGTTTGCTCTCCAAAGCAGTGTCTATTCGTGTCTACCACCTGGCCCATCTCGATCCCGCTAGAC TTTCATCGGCGGTATCGTCATTGGGCGGTGTGTGCACGCTGGTTCCCGTGTTCTCAGTGCATGACCGCGATGGGGAGAGCGTGCAAGCTGCGCTGGAGGTGTTTGGCGTGTAG
- a CDS encoding vacuolar protein, protein MCCEADWKREVVPDHKFDFINVKEFHKGDIWTRIKYILRYVFLLKSVAVYALDIFTAVTMVSSNHWTNAITSKCDSDCVVDVQFKIAKWVFVGCIIFSFLLLAYETYKAKRVIDSRDISYAFTNLLANDYYSFRSYDNFCLFCQIESSSKKKDDLAFFIFFTFKGWKRLLLADGPRQSINAILLYSFAAANNFQTSDIPAYWDNSLVTALLLFSMIFTVLVFAGSLLLLIVAAVTYIPLLCYIQGNLKEYVCHKIDKRIADLIKKKQRQRIARAAAIDKKRAMAGGVAGTSMGRRTSKDGGSDLDGYGYGRTPQPTLPQVSLDDEDYQDDIKLRAKIKAERAGMNFPSSTPAPNEYPPAPPAMGGEYGMYHEYGSSTSLVGNAAPLGISYPPSVVIPGPGGPAPPHSNSMSFLPSLPSYSSVNVNAENRQQQAPPPLPHSNSNSNSLQSISRYTPGGQGQPSGRVSPYDRHDQYGHYDHYDSYDSYTQDYFSQPLTVQPPLPPASQPQPQPQLSSSSSSTSQPYTLGSYQLQPQTRVVNGQGYAPAPTPGYVTRDQYMYDTSSSAYGGYGGR, encoded by the exons ATGTGCTGTGAGGCTGATTGGAAGCGAGAGGTCGTCCCCGACCACAAG TTTGATTTCATCAATGTGAAGGAATTTCACAAGGGTGACATCTGGACGAGGATCAA GTATATCCTTCGATATGTTTTCCTGTTAAAATCGGTCGCAGTCTATGCTTTGGACATCTTCACTGCCGTGACCATGGTCTCTTCCAACCAT TGGACAAATGCTATCACCTCCAAATGCGACAGCGATTGTGTGGTGGATGTTCAGTTCAAGATTGCCAAATGGGTATTTGTCGGGTGcatcatcttttccttcctcctgcttGCATACGAAACATACAAGGCCAAAAGGGTCATCGATTCTAGAGATATATCGTATGCTTTCACCAATCTGTTGGCGAATGACTATTATTCTTTCC GATCATATGACAACTTTTGCCTCTTTTGTCAAATTGAATCGTCgtcaaagaaaaaagacgaccttgcattcttcatctttttcacTTTTAAAG GCTGGAAACGGTTACTCCTTGCCGACGGGCCCCGTCAATCCATCAACGCTATCCTTCTCTACTCTTTCGCCGCCGCCAATAATTTCCAAACGTCCGACATCCCGGCTTACTGGGACAACTCTCTCGTTaccgccctcctcctcttctccatgaTTTTCACCGTCCTCGTCTTTGCCggctctctcctcctcctcatcgtcgCTGCCGTCACCTACATCCCCCTTCTTTGCTATATTCAAGGCAATTTGAAAGAATACGTTTGCCACAAGATAGATAAACGGATAGCAGActtgatcaagaagaagcagaggcagaggatTGCAAGAGCCGCTGCGATTGACAAGAAGCGGGCAATGGCCGGCGGTGTGGCCGGTACAAGCATGGGGCGGAGGACGTCAAAGGACGGCGGATCTGATTTGGACGGTTATGGGTATGGAAGGACGCCTCAGCCGACGTTACCCCAAGTCTCActcgatgatgaagattaTCAAGATGATATCAAGTTGCGAGCCAAGATCAAAGCTGAGAGAGCGGGCATGAatttcccttcttccacccctGCCCCAAACGAGTACCcccctgctcctcctgctaTGGGAGGCGAGTATGGGATGTATCACGAATACGGCAGTTCAACCAGTTTGGTAGGCAACGCAGCTCCCTTGGGGATCTCCTACCCTCCCTCTGTGGTCATCCCGGGACCTGGTGGCCCGGCCCCACCACATTCAAATTCAATGTCTTTCTTGCCCTCTTTACCATCCTATTCTTCAGTTAATGTCAATGCCGAGAATCGACAACAGCAAGCACCACCGCCCCTACCCCACTCAAACTCAAACTCAAACTCATTACAGTCAATCAGTCGATATACCCCCGGTGGACAGGGTCAGCCCTCTGGTAGGGTGTCACCGTACGATCGTCATGATCAGTACGGCCATTATGATCACTACGATTCGTATGATTCGTATACGCAAGATTACTTTTCGCAGCCTCTAACTGtacaacctcctcttccaccagcATCCCAGCCCCAGCCCCAGCCCCaattatcttcttcttcttcttcgacatcCCAACCCTACACCCTTGGCTCCTATCAGCTCCAGCCTCAAACTCGGGTAGTAAACGGACAGGGGTacgcccccgcccccaCGCCTGGGTATGTTACTCGGGATCAATACATGTACGATACGAGTAGTAGTGCGTACGGAGGATATGGCGGGAGATAG
- a CDS encoding NAD-dependent histone deacetylase SIR2, with product MSKPDLSQYIMSEEVPLPPAQEIRPGDTYQIDSEEYDSDQERDNLTDGEYYRLVEEAENGYTDEEMDQYTRQLKEDGIVNFLRSYLTLTEDGEMRSLRKLLLGFGLVPPLSLRSPETPNLQLLPFAKVALSKILRRRERLRDLSSLDDAISLLAKSKKIIVLSGAGISTSCGIPDFRSSTGLYAQLQEEGKYELDDPQQMFDIRFFREKPEVFYSFAKQIYPSNFVPSPCHRWIKMLEDRGVLLRNYTQNIDTLESLAGVERVLQCHGSFKSASCLRCKHRVPGRTIEPYIMSQQIPYCGSCREICAAEREARRAYREKLKKLKAKAKGKSKADEWDDGDDDEDDESADEWGGGEPGIIKPDITFFGQALDSEFDECLFKDREEVDLLVVIGTSLKVAPVSEVLTHIPHSVPQIFINLTPVYHVQPDISLLGDADSIVTYLSDRLGWPIPPPTVLPTPPSAIGEGKSEEIASAGQNDEIKMERATQVVIPPEEAQWLTVDEERHFHLLRRKGDPAIQAETTVTAPVVPSSPKPERFPQPQPQSTGNTTEQPSSPPPVPMQVGEAEEGYVSDEEDEADEPPRKRSKVVDSLLGNASS from the exons ATGTCAAAACCAGATCTGTCGCAATATATCATGAGTGAAGAAGTTCCCCTGCCACCAGCGCAAGAGATCAGGCCCGGAGACACGTATCAGATAGACTCCGAGGAATACGATTCCGATCAAGAACGTGATAATTTGACTGATGGAGAATATTATAGACtagttgaagaag CGGAGAATGGATACactgatgaagagatggatcAATATACCCGCCAGCTCAAGGAGGATGGCATCGTAAACTTCTTGAGAAGCTATCTAACATTAACTGAGGACGGTGAGATGCGATCGCTTCGAAAATTATTATTAGGCTTTGGTCTTGTTCCT cctctttctcttcggTCTCCGGAAACTCCCAACCTTCAATTACTCCCATTTGCCAAAGTTGCCCTTTCTAAAATTTTACGCAGACGTGAACGTCTTCGAGACCTCTCGTCTTTAGATGATGCTATCTCCTTACTGGCCAAGTCTAAGAAGATCATTGTGCTCTCTGGGGCAGGAATCTCGACTTCTTGCGGTATACCCGACTTCCGTTCAAGTACTGGTCTGTACGCCCAACtgcaggaagagggaaaatATGAGCTGGACGATCCGCAGCAGATGTTTGACATCAGATTCTTCAGAGAGAAGCCTGAAGTTTTCTA CTCCTTCGCCAAGCAAATCTATCCCAGTAATTTTGTTCCCAGTCCTTGTCATAGATGGATCAAGATGTTAGAGGATCGAGGTGTT CTTTTGAGGAACTATACACAAAACATAGATACCTTGGAAAGCCTGGCAGGCGTGGAGAGAGTTTTGCAATGCCACGGTTCCTTCAAGTCTGCTTCCTGCCTT CGTTGTAAACACCGGGTGCCAGGCCGGACTATAGAACCGTACATAATGTCCCAGCAAATCCCTTACTGTGGTTCTTGCCGTGAAATATGTGCTGCTGAGCGAGAGGCAAGAAGAGCCTATAGAGAAAAATTAAAAAAGTTGAAAGCCAAAGCTAAAGGGAAGAGCAAAGCGGATGAGTGGGATGAtggcgacgacgatgaagatgatgaaagtgCGGATGaatggggaggaggtgaaCCCGGTATCATCAAG CCTGATATAACCTTTTTCGGCCAGGCCCTCGATTCAGAATTTGATGAATGTCTATTTAAAGACCGCGAAGAGGTGGACTTGCTTGTTGTTATAGGTACCAGTTTGAAGGTGGCGCCAGTGAGCGAAGTACTCA CACACATACCACATTCTGTACCACAAATATTCATCAATCTCACTCCTGTGTACCATGTACAACCAGAC ATATCTCTCCTGGGCGATGCCGACAGCATAGTGACCTATCTTTCCGATAGGCTAGGCTGGCCTATCCCTCCCCCGACAGTACTTCCGACACCACCATCTGCCATTGGCGAGGGCAAGAGCGAGGAGATAGCTTCTGCAGGCCAAAACGATGAAATCAAGATGGAGCGGGCTACGCAGGTGGTGATTCCCCCTGAAGAAGCACAGTGGCTCACCGTCGATGAAGA ACGCCATTTCCACCTTCTCCGCCGAAAGGGTGATCCCGCCATCCAGGCTGAGACTACCGTCACTGCTCCAGTCGtaccatcctctccaaagcCCGAACGTTTTCCCCAGCCTCAACCTCAATCCACTGGAAACACGACAGAACAACcgtcatctccacctccgGTCCCTATGCAAGTAGGCGAGGCAGAGGAAGGCTACGTctctgatgaagaagatgaagctgaTGAACCGCCTAGAAAACGATCAAAGGTGGTGGATAGTTTGCTTGGGAATGCAAGTTCATGA
- a CDS encoding mannitol dehydrogenase — MESKEEFEQSTKDTGGKTKDAETESAQRRLERKLRRRERAAIGKPKLLTPLPPASKSKRKIKSSSIDGSKQGSEGSFILGSGKKKSKKYRAMPEIVKIYQAKNVQAGVRRITAKPVQKQGFLGHGKASLPIRLPSEKARMAPPQPFSQDQFLGSHSASLDPMMDKDKEIWSQWKIRAPQPNPMLRSQYKGKRPQQQLIASPQLDPSRFQCPQRSPTRVSSITSIMPSNHRQEACSASQLSNAKLPPPGLTNSPSWHTEITEGPSYKTQQHSPGLDKKTIQSEGKVTRGQTIISIQSDPKLELNPTVDEGEPTAFVGSISNNLPFVGGSHGLASRRGVPWKENMPSFGRPNHTGDLSFGGTPVDSVDNEQAIGYFQRSQNKSPSTSFPPNGAGPNIEGFHNPPQFQFSSTSVFQGLGDFMGVRRAPTENGLHLHSDALHQQAEFLTGQLPYQTQPTGDMAIRANGPSTSAMPQLPVSIPFQLPRYNQSQAPRQNNYPYQGDGNIDPEPLRLYSFFQQHPNRESLQVPLRTYQGNQQILLSKYDSDYHTHQANIMPLHELQPQAMSSYEPPVPVYHDIMADGSRLSLAPFDWAFDPIEPQREFRFLDSSTNIRSKRPTLVSSTINNNLDLNVLNGSHDESLNEANDQYLSFDHFDQPSFAEQGMWEERPSKGAEEQVGVTEEDWHRLWGQRSYIT; from the exons ATGGAATCGAAGGAGGAATTTGAGCAATCGACAAAGGATACCGGCGGAAAAACCAAGGATGCAGAAACGGAAAGTGCTCAGC GTCGACTAGAACGCAAACTTCGTCGTCGCGAAAGAGCAGCAATTGGTAAACCCAAACTTCTTACACCTTTACCCCCAGCCAGTAAAAGCAAGCGTAAAATTAAATCGTCATCTATCGATGGATCGAAGCAAGGATCAGAAGGGTCATTTATTCTAGGCagtggaaagaaaaagagtaAGAAATACAGAGCTATGCCAGAGATAGTAAAGATCTACCAAGCCAAGAACGTACAAGCTGGGGTTAGACGGATCACA GCCAAACCCGTTCAGAAGCAAGGTTTTTTGGGCCATGGAAAAGCATCATTGCCCATTAGATTACCATCGGAGAAGGCTCGTATGGCTCCAC CCCAACCTTTTTCACAAGACCAATTCCTCGGATCCCACAGTGCATCACTGGACCCGATGATGGATAAGGACAAAGAAATTTGGAGTCAATGGAAAATCCGAGCACCTCAACCAAACCCAATGCTGCGATCACAGTACAAGGGAAAACGACCACAGCAGCAATTGATTGCTTCCCCGCAGTTGGATCCGTCTCGCTTTCAATGTCCTCAACGTTCTCCTACACGTGTATCGTCTATCACGTCCATCATGCCTTCCAATCATCGTCAGGAAGCTTGTTCAGCATCCCAGCTTTCAAACGCCAAGCTCCCACCTCCAGGACTTACCAATTCTCCTAGCTGGCATACCGAGATTACAGAGGGGCCTTCATATAAAACACAACAGCATTCACCGGGTCTTGACAAGAAGACAATCCAGTCTGAAGGCAAGGTTACTCGCGGTCAGACAATCATCAGCATTCAGTCCGATCCCAAACTAGAGCTTAACCCAACTGTTGATGAAGGCGAGCCAACAGCATTTGTAGGGTCAATTTCGAACAACTTGCCTTTTGTTGGAGGCTCACATGGTTTGGCTTCTCGGAGGGGTGTACCATGGAAGGAAAACATGCCAAGTTTTGGGAGGCCCAATCATACTGGAGATCTATCTTTTGGCGGAACACCCGTTGACAGCGTGGACAATGAGCAAGCGATCGGATACTTTCAACGAAGTCAAAATAAATCACCGTCAACCTCATTCCCCCCGAATGGAGCAGGCCCCAATATCGAAGGATTCCATAATCCACCGCAGTTTCAATTCTCATCTACATCGGTATTTCAGGGCCTGGGCGATTTTATGGGGGTAAGAAGGGCGCCGACAGAAAATGGGCTTCATCTGCATAGCGATGCATTACATCAGCAAGCTGAATTCTTGACTGGACAATTGCCTTATCAAACACAACCCACCGGCGACATGGCGATCCGTGCAAATGGGCCATCGACCTCGGCTATGCCCCAACTTCCAGTATCAATCCCGTTCCAACTGCCCCGATATAATCAATCCCAGGCCCCGCGGCAAAATAATTATCCATACCAAGGCGACGGCAATATCGACCCGGAACCCCTGAGGCTCTATTCATTTTTTCAACAACACCCCAATAGAGAAAGCCTTCAAGTGCCATTAAGAACATATCAAGGAAATCAACAGATTTTGCTTTCCAAATACGATAGCGATTATCACACCCATCAAGCGAACATTATGCCTTTGCACGAGTTGCAGCCTCAAGCAATGTCATCTTATGAGCCACCAGTCCCCGTATACCACGACATCATGGCGGATGGTTCAAGGCTCTCGCTAGCGCCCTTCGACTGGGCATTTGATCCTATCGAGCCCCAAAGAGAGTTCCGATTTCTCGATTCGTCGACGAACATCCGGTCTAAGCGACCGACATTGGTATCTTCGACTATCAACAACAATCTTGATCTGAACGTGCTCAATGGCAGCCATGATGAGTCATTGAATGAGGCCAATGATCAGTACCTTTCTTTCGATCATTTTGATCAGCCAAGTTTTGCAGAACAGGGCATGTGGGAAGAACGGCCAAGTAAAGGGGCAGAGGAACAAGTTGGAGtgacagaagaagactggCATAGATTATGGGGGCAACGATCATATATTACATGA